GGAGCAGCGGGCAAGTGCTTGGTAGGTGGGTTAGGTGCACCTCTCACCCAGTGGCTCTGAAAGTTTTGCAATATAAGTGGCCTTACTTCAAAGCCCCAGAAAACCCCCCTTACTCTCTCTCTATAAAAAAAAGATGATGACTCCCAAGAGCTTTTATTGACAGAGTCGCTTGGCACTTCGATGTCGACTCATCACATCCTGGGGTTGAAAAAGATCCCAAGGATTAAGGGCTGCCACGTGTCCCGTGAACTGCTATCGTAATTGGATCTCCTACCGTCTGTCTATCTCTTATCAGGAAAAAGCTTCCCTTCATTCGCTTCGCGGGAGCCGCACAGCCCGATGAAAGCAAAGGCTTTATGATGTACCCGACCGCCTAATTTCTCTTAGGTGCTATAGCTGTTACTGTGCTTTCTGGATACCTTTCCATGAAAAACTTACTACGGAGCTCGGGGCTTTGAGATTCCCTGTGATGGTGGGCCATTATGTTCCCTTGTCTCCCCTTAGAGGGGAGGGGTGGAACTATTGAGGAGTTTATGTGAGACAGCATCATAATTCTTCGATTTAATAGAGTCAGCAAGATCCGGGTGACCAGagagaaatcaaattcaaagaaCAATACTATAGTATtaaattttttccatattttagcTTCTAAACTAGTTTGACTTaaattttagggaaaatgcataagtacccccccagcctatacccgaaatcccagagacacacctaacatttactaaggtcctattaccccccgaacttattttatatgtaatattctacccctttttggcctacgtggcactgtcttgtgggcccagcgcatgttgacatttttttcgaggatagtgccacgtaggccgaaaaggggtagaatattatagataaattaagttcgagggggtaataggaccttagtaaaggttaggtgtgtctctgagatttcgggcataggctgggggggtacttatgcattttatgtagattgaaacttttttttttagtttcttgctcagtgtttgatatttatattgaaatgtacaaaatttgaattcacatTGAATAGCGCCACATTTGGGAGTAGCGccttgttataattttttttttctataccTAAAACTCAAACTCGAGACTATGAAGTAGATTAAAACTTACTTTGGCCAACAACTTTTTAAAACTGATCCTTTCCGccgtctttttttttttccaatgactttataatataaaaacttTAGTGCAACAAAtcatatgtatattatattaaacGTGTTTGAACTTTTtgtaaaagattaaaaaataaagttgataGTAATTGGCTGCagcttttatatttttgttttttttcaaaactctgTTTTTTCAGCTCAATAGTCTCCTCCCATGGCAGAGTCCCGGAAAGTAGCAGTAATCGGAGCCGGCGCATCGGGTCTTGTGACGTCGCGTGAGCTACAAAGAGAAGGTCACAGAGTTGTTGTATTCGAGAAATCAAACCAACTGGGTGGTCTATGGGTTTACAATCCTCGAGTTGAGACCGATCTACTCAGTCTCGATCCAAACAGAGAAATTGTTCATAGCAGTCTTTACAAATCTCTTCGAACAAATCTTCCTCGACAACTTATGAGTTTCAGCGATTACTCTTTCGATTGTGCAGAAATTGGGAACCGATTGAACTTTCCTGAGCACGAAGAAGTATTGAAGTTTTTGAATGAGTTCGCTAACGATTTTGGGATCAATGAGTTGATCAGATTCAACACGGAGGTAGTACGAGTTGCGTCGGTTGAATTTGGGGGAAATCGTTGGGTTGTTGAGTCAAAATCGGAGGAGTTAAGTTCAGAAGAGGTGTTTGATTCTGTAGTGATTTGTAATGGTCACTATACAACACCCAGAGTTGCAAATATTCCAGGTAATATTTGTCACCTTCTATggtaataaatatgaaataattctATCCACTAATAATTCTATACATtaataataagataaataaaaagaaatcacTTAATAAAGAGTCGTGTGTtgaaaatactttaaatttggtgagAATTTAGGAATGTATTTCAATCGTGTTGCAAGATTAAaagtgtatttaagttcaaattatcaaaataaaaaagagtttttAAGACGATCAATAAATCagagatgaaactaataattcaccctagtttaaaagtatttttaatatttctccCTTTTAAGTTTTCTACTGTTGCAAAAAAGCTATAAATGAAGCACAAATAAAAACTTAATTAGACAAAAGTATCTTTATTAAACAATCTCTCAATAATTTTACCCGTATGTCtctcaaatataaatacaatcttcttcttctcttccttttttagccaattatatatatatatatatatataaataaataaataattttcttttaacattTGAATATGAGAATTTTATATAGTTTCAAAATAACTGACTGAGTGCGACCTTTAAAGTGCGAAGAGAATTATGAAGTTTCAGGTTTGAGcctttataaaagtaaaaaaaatacagtatgatattttttcatttgtcaAAGTCTTGGTGCATAAAATTACTTAGTACCTTTTGCCAGTGGGAGACAATATGTACATGGCGGACACCACATCAAGACGGAGCCAGGATTAGGAGTTTGGGGctcacaagttaatatacatttatatttatttaactttctaatacaaatatagggTCTGCAGAAAAGCTACTGGGTCATCCGAATCCATGAACCCCCACTTAGCTCGGCCCCTGTCAGTCTGTCACTGCGTTccttaaaagtaataaatagtGAAAACAAATTAGGATGGTAAGACAATATGTACATGGCTTGTATTTTGAACTAATTCTTGTTAGTTAAAATCCAAAGGTATACACAACTGGCCTGGAAAACAAATACATAGCCACAATTATCGAGTTCCTGAGCCATTTAAGGATCAGGCAAGACCTTTATACACTTTCTGCATTTTCACTTCTTAAAGTTACATACAACAAGTCTATGCTTCCACTtgtaaatcattatttttgtattcaGATTGTAGTAGTAATTGGAGATGGACCAAGTGGACTTGATATTTGCCGAGACATAGCGACTGTAGCCAAGCAAGTTCATCTGTCAACAAGATCTTCTGAAATTGAAGTTTCGAAATTGGACAATTATGAAAATCTATGGAACCATTCAAAGGTATGTAATTGTTTTAAATGTTGTTGATTATGATATAGAAAGGGAGCTGATTTTGGAAGTTCTTATTGCAGATTGATCATGTTGATGAAAGTGGTGAAGTGACTTTCTTGGATGGATCTTCTATTCACGCTGATATCATTCTCCATTGCACAGGGTTTAGTTCAAATCTTGAATCCTtttgttttctcaaaaatcgtgtgatcatctcatctaaaaaaattaagtttttaaagttaaagATCACCCTTTCATTTATATCTTCAACACGCGCCACTCACATATGGACTTGATCTAGTCTTTGTGAGCTAAAGTTGTGGAAGTTTTCTGTTAACGTGTGGCAGTGAGACACATAACCAGGACTTCTATCTATTCTGATATCATGTTGAATTGTAAGATCATCTTATCTAAAAACTTCATGATGTGTTTAACATTATTTTCTTGCGCAGATACAAATATGATTTCCCATTTCTTGAAACCAACGGAATAGTAAGTGTAAATGACGAGGGCCGTGTTGTTGGACCACTATACAAGCATGTCTTTCCTCCAATGCTTTCTCCCTGCCTCTCCTTTGTTAGTATACCTTATCAGGTCAGCCAAATtgtatgaaagaatattatggaaaacattttctcgATGTTTGATTGGAGAGTGAAAATAACATAAGCAAACTGGATCATGTTTGACaacatattttagtttttattgaTTAGAGTAGTAAATATGCAATGAACCCCCTTCATTGAAAGATTACGCTATGTAGATAggggaaaatgtttttttttttgttgcatatGTATAAGTTTTTGGATCTTCTTGGCATAAGAACCTTTTTTTTCGAATCCTCTTTACTTGAATTTCTGACTCCGTCACTATGCTTTTACGTTGTATTATGCTCTTGAAATTTTTTAGCTACTGTGAGAAATGACAATGTAGACTTTTCCATGTGATGATCAGGGAATAGTCTTTCTAATGTTTGAATTACAAGCCAAATGGATTGCACAAGTTTTGTTTGGAAAGGTGCTTTTACCATCTGAAGAGGAGATGTTAGCTGATGTTGAGGATCATAATAGGCAACTTGAGGAAGCCGGCATCCCAAAACGTCACACTCATCGCCTTCACCCTCATGAGGTTATTCCgataactaatttatttttctagatTCATTTCAGTATGACTTGGGCAAAAACCTGTTCATCACTCGTTATTTTGttgcttttttcttcttttacaaAATTCCCATGccattattagaaaaattcttGAATATAAAACTTCACCCAATTCCTGCTACAAAAGAAGTATAGTTGAGAAGGATTTGTATGTCCACATGTTAAAGATCCTAAAACACTTTCTAAAAACTCAATGAAGGAGAGCCTTGATTGTTATGATCATATTGCAAGATATGAGACTTGAGTCCAACATCGATTTAATTAATGGGGAGCTGATGTGGGGTTTATGCATCTTTTGACTCTCCCATCTTAATAGCTAGTTTCTTGGCTACCTAGATTGTATCAACGATATCTGAGCCACCCACCACCCGTCATGCCTTGGATCGTGACATTGATACTGCAGTGTTGAGGCAGTGTTGGCCTCAGACTAGAAAATTGTTTAGCGCATAATCGTTGAGGACATAGCGTGGTTTATTATTATCCTATTGCAAGGTGTGAGACTTGAGTCCTTCATCTATTTAATAGGGAGCTGATGTGGGACTTATATAGCATTGGGATCTCCCACCTCAACAACTAGCGTTTGGGTTTGGGGTGTGGTTCTCCCTAGATTGAATCATTGCATAACAATACTAAGAATTGTTATCATGTGACTAGGAGGTCACATGTTCAAGTCGTAAAAACAATCTCTTGCAGATATACAAGCTAAAACTGCAAGTAGACCATAATGTGATAAGACCCTTCCCTAAAactcatgcatagcaagagctTCATATTcgagttttctttctttttttctaaatgtGAATGTTTTACCTATAAAGTTAGTGATAGGCTATAATTACTGAATTTGTTGGCAGATGGAGTACATGGACTGGATAGCAGCTCAAATAGGAATGCCATCACTTGACGCCGGCCTAAAGGAAATATATTGGAGTATTTACAAATGTGCTCGTGAAGTAGGGTATGCAAACTATAGAGATTTGTGGGTCTTTGAAAATTTGACTCAATCGTCTTTGTAGTTATCAAAAAATTAGTGGTTTTTTTATATGTAACATCATTTCTATTCCTTTTATGTTTTACCACATTCATTTAGACGATGAACTAATCTTATATATGGatttatttacataaatattctattataatatattaagaTGTTAAATGTtaacattttttcaaataaactttataatataatcttataatgagttaaattttgaaattattaataaaacaatatttaaagATCAAGAGAACCACCAAGGATGAGGTGCAGCtgatggaactgaccaaaggtAAATTAAGAGAAAtcgtaatatatatatatatatatatataagcaacACAATACTACTccctttgtttttatttatatctcACCATTTTAGATTTCACATTCCTATAGAAATTATGTAAGTTTACCAATATACTTTTGTTTAGTATTTTAttgaagtcaagttttcaataaatgtacataaattaatttatttttatcaattagttatcaatgaacataaattaatcatttagttttcctatgttggtcaaattcatactttcaaAGCTAATAACTCTCAAGGTAGGAAGAATAGTGTCATTTATGCattaattttgtgaaatgacaaatacTCTATCtatccaacaatacttgtccactattgactttgcaCACGTCAATAAATAGAAGGGTGATTTTACCAGATCAccatttaaatataataaatataatgtcttaaaaaatataacagagaaatgactataattaataataaagacaaaTTAGGATTTAAGTATAAAATTATCTATTAATTTATGAAGTGTGTTGAACATTTGAAAAACatagagttaatatctcaaaaggtcactcaattttaataatttatctaataaaatcattaaactttattttgtatcaataaaatcactcaacttaagtttttatatcaataaaatcactcaataaatttcatcattaaaataaatttaacatgacaaaataaattattggcCTTGTCATGTTcatcataattaaaataataagcaAATGACTTGAAATTACTACTACATCATTATACAAAGATACCGTAAAGGGGTTTAAACCTGCATAATTACTACTGCATCGaaatcatatttttagtttatacCTGCATAATTAGGGGTGCCATCGGGATATCGTAAAAGGattgattgaaaaattatattatatatatatgaaattaaaattattttttatattcatataaTAAACGTTGAATCATCTTAATTTCTTTATGTGTTTACCTCTTTATATTAGCgaacatcaaaaaaataaaaggtgatctttaaaaagaaaaagatattatCTTCCGTTTAGATTAAATGAGGAAGAGAGGTTTACGGGTTACTGATTGACGGCATGCTAAGAGAGACCATGGTAGACGTTGATGGAAAAAGTAGCAGCAAAGAATATATGGAGACAACTCCTATCTATAAATGAagaattttgactcatttatttattattcaatcATTAATATAGtataaaagtaattattttgtca
The DNA window shown above is from Solanum stenotomum isolate F172 chromosome 6, ASM1918654v1, whole genome shotgun sequence and carries:
- the LOC125867312 gene encoding flavin-containing monooxygenase FMO GS-OX5-like isoform X6 — translated: MAESRKVAVIGAGASGLVTSRELQREGHRVVVFEKSNQLGGLWVYNPRVETDLLSLDPNREIVHSSLYKSLRTNLPRQLMSFSDYSFDCAEIGNRLNFPEHEEVLKFLNEFANDFGINELIRFNTEVVRVASVEFGGNRWVVESKSEELSSEEVFDSVVICNGHYTTPRVANIPGIHNWPGKQIHSHNYRVPEPFKDQIVVVIGDGPSGLDICRDIATVAKQVHLSTRSSEIEVSKLDNYENLWNHSKIDHVDESGEVTFLDGSSIHADIILHCTGYKYDFPFLETNGIVSVNDEGRVVGPLYKHVFPPMLSPCLSFVSIPYQGIVFLMFELQAKWIAQVLFGKVLLPSEEEMLADVEDHNRQLEEAGIPKRHTHRLHPHEMEYMDWIAAQIGMPSLDAGLKEIYWSIYKCAREVGYANYRDLWVFENLTQSSL
- the LOC125867312 gene encoding flavin-containing monooxygenase FMO GS-OX5-like isoform X7; protein product: MAESRKVAVIGAGASGLVTSRELQREGHRVVVFEKSNQLGGLWVYNPRVETDLLSLDPNREIVHSSLYKSLRTNLPRQLMSFSDYSFDCAEIGNRLNFPEHEEVLKFLNEFANDFGINELIRFNTEVVRVASVEFGGNRWVVESKSEELSSEEVFDSVVICNGHYTTPRVANIPGIHNWPGKQIHSHNYRVPEPFKDQIVVVIGDGPSGLDICRDIATVAKQVHLSTRSSEIEVSKLDNYENLWNHSKIDHVDESGEVTFLDGSSIHADIILHCTGYKYDFPFLETNGIVSVNDEGRVVGPLYKHVFPPMLSPCLSFVSIPYQGIVFLMFELQAKWIAQVLFGKVLLPSEEEMLADVEDHNRQLEEAGIPKRHTHRLHPHEMEYMDWIAAQMGIPSVDAGLKEMYWSIYRCAGEVGYANYRDLWVFDNLAKYSL
- the LOC125867312 gene encoding flavin-containing monooxygenase FMO GS-OX-like 2 isoform X9, with amino-acid sequence MAESRKVAVIGAGASGLVTSRELQREGHRVVVFEKSNQLGGLWVYNPRVETDLLSLDPNREIVHSSLYKSLRTNLPRQLMSFSDYSFDCAEIGNRLNFPEHEEVLKFLNEFANDFGINELIRFNTEVVRVASVEFGGNRWVVESKSEELSSEEVFDSVVICNGHYTTPRVANIPGIHNWPGKQIHSHNYRVPEPFKDQIVVVIGDGPSGLDICRDIATVAKQVHLSTRSSEIEVSKLDNYENLWNHSKIDHVDESGEVTFLDGSSIHADIILHCTGYKYDFPFLETNGIVSVNDEGRVVGPLYKHVFPPMLSPCLSFVSIPYQGIVFLMFELQAKWIAQVLSGKVFLSEEEMLADVEDHNRQLEEAGTPKRHTHRLHPQMEYMDWIAAQMGIPSVDAGLKEMYWSIYRCAGEVGYANYRDLWVFDNLAKYSL